The genome window GGCCTTGTCAGCGGCCCGTTCTGGCTACCCCCGCCACTCGAAGCCGATTACAAGATGTTTGTTACTTTCGGTTTGGGATTGGTTCTATGCGAACCAAATGCAACTTGTTTAGGCCCGAATGGGCTTAAATTTGCTGCAAGCATGAACAACGAATCCTTCGTATTCCCTACTAAATTGTCAATGCTAGAGGCCTTCTTTAGCAATGTTGATGGCATTTACACTACCGATTTCCCCAGCCAACCTCCTCTCGTATTCGATTACGTAAATGCGAGCAATAGTTTCAACCCGAACCTCATTATCACGAACAAATCGACGAAGGTGACGAAAGTGAAATTCAACTCGACAGTTGAGATTGTGTTGCAGAACACTGCTTTTATTAGTATCGAAAATCATCCGATCCATCTGCACGGATTTAACTTCTATGTGCTTGCACAAGGCTTCGGCAACTATGACTCCGTCAATGACCCGAAAAAATTCAATTTGGTGAATCCTCAAGAACGGAACACCATTGGAGTGCCCGTCGGAGGCTGGGCCGTTATCCGATTCCGGGCTAATAATCCAGGTGcgtataattaaaaatatttcgtATCCACCAGACTACAGTGCCAGAACTTCCTTATTTcgataatatgattaaattgaGTACTAATCACTTTGTTCTTTCATTCTTATTTCCGAAATCCAGGAGTATGGTTGATGCATTGTCACTTGGATGTACACATGCCGTGGGGATTGGCCACAGCTTTCGTCGTCGAAAACGGTCCGACACCGTCAACGACGCTACCTCCGCCACCAGCTGATCTACCAAAATGCTAGGGCTGATTCATTGCTTCCACTCCAAGGCACCACCACCATTTGTTTGTCTCGTCAAATTAAAGTTGTTGCGCGGCGTCCGAAACCAATCTAATTTTTTTGTTCGTTGCAAATTCGTTGTAATTGTGAAGTATATTGAATCAATAACAACTGTACAATAGTACTGTTTTGTgttcataacattttttttaaaattttgatggaaTTTATGTATAGTATTATATTTGATTCTGCCGGCTACATATACGGGATagcatgtatatttttatcatgTCGAATCATACATCAAGCAACCAGAAACGTTTTGTTAGAAAAATAGAGAAGAAATTAGAATAATGTTGATAGAAACACAGGAGCGAACTCGATCTAAGTTCAACGATATGTTAATTTATACTAAAGAAATTGCTGTACACTATATACAATTGCCCTTATAACGTAAAAGTTAAGACGGAGAATTAACAATACAATTCTTTTAAATAAGGAGGTTTGGGCTTATTAACAAAGAATATAGATTTATGTGTTCGTTCAGCCGTTAAGCAACGAAAGCCTTCCGGGTCTCACATGAATGTTAACGAAGGCGACACCCTTACAACGAATCCTCCTTGCAACTAACATGAATTATGACAGTTCACTggtaaataattaaatcttaattcTATTGTATGATTAAGGAATTACATATTTTGAAACTCCTATCACTACAACAGTATGGGGGTCTTTTACGACGGATTTCTTGCGACGGATTTTATTTACTCCCCGAAGTTACGACGGAAAGCTATCCGTCATAAGATATGGTCATTTTTTGGCGCATATAAGTCGAATACAATAAATTTTTGCCGCGTTTAATTCCGTCGGAAGAATTCCGCcggaaattaaatattttagataaataaATGCATTTCAGAacggaaaataaataaaaaataaaatgttctAATTTCCGTCATAAGTATTTCATCGGaagttaattatttttgataGATATATGCGTTTTAGAAcggaaaataaaagaaaaataaaatgtttttgaatTCCGTCTTAAGTATTCCGTCGAAAGTTAAATATTTTGTCGCAAATTTCAAAGAAAATAGCCAACTGGGACCTACACTTAAACTACGACCCTTTTTCCGTCGTAACTTTACGATGGACCCCATCCACATTAACTTATGACGCAAATATGAATTTGTTCATATTTGCGACGAAATTTATACGGGCGACCAAAATTTGAACTTAAGACGCGTGTAAAGCGACGGAAATATTCCGTCATAATAACTGCCATTTACGATGGATCTAATGTTAAAAATCCGTCGTAAAAACCTCAGATTGTTGTGGTGTATGTAacgttttttaatttatttcttctgaataaaagttttaacgtcaaatttttattcagaaaaaataattagaaaaaagatactccctccatctcattttaagtgtccactttgcaaatttcacacatcttaagaaacaattaatgtaatatttttatcattattttcacacacctattcaccttggtttttataaatattaaatacatatagCACCACCCCTATTGTTTATTTGACCTTTCTTCATAGGGGCGAGCAGGAAAAATcgaaaccgcaaaaaaaacctaaaaaaactgaaaaaccacaccgaaaaaaaccaaaccgcaaataaaaccgaaaataaccgagataaaaaaccgaaattagtggtgcggttttattttcggttttatgctaaaaccgcaccgaaattaaccgaaccgaaatatatatatatatatatatatatatatatatatatatatatatatatatatattaaaaatagtaataaagcaccttagtcatttttaaactgcacatctaattttatatggagGTTCTTCTTCCATATTTGCATACTTGctgagtcacttaaataaccgggcacccaaatatttgaaggagcgcttgatcgaaaactagggctatatattgtgattttccacaaagcagaaatatttctgctgatcaaattttattatgaaacctattctactttttttatttatgcactttttgaaaactttttatttgaatttcatgattagttgattttgggtaattttattgacttaacatcatctaatttcttgtcaaaatatgtatgttttagtttttattgtatattaatgttttttagatgaaagtatgtaatgtttcctatatcctcaaatagaaacaatagtaaatagtaaccgaacatattgtacatgttcatgaaaattttatatatttttaaaaaaattattatgcacaagagtagcaaataatagtggaaaaaccgaaaaaaactgcaaccgactaatggttaaccgcaaccgaaaaaccattttaattggtgcggttatggttaatgatgattaaccgaaccgaaccgcattcatcggtttggtaacggttaatgtccggaaccgcaccaaaccgcaccatgcacacccctatTTCTTCATATTGGAAagttggttgtatttaatactatattggaACTAGTAAAAAATTGCATAggttaaagagtatgacacatattttgggaattttttttttggcaaagtggacacttaaaatgggatggagggagtattatgaaactttattttataaaaaccttACCTTTGGTGAGaaaaagtaacgtaaataaCTTGGAAAAGGGGgtactaaattattttttgcttGCATCATGTATACTAATGGAGGCATGGGATTCAATTTCCAGATATTGGCCATGTTTGgaaattagcggttagctgttagcggattagatgatttgactagctgattgaaatagatgttttgactagcggattgaattagcggtttcttgtaaaattgtttggtaaatagctgtttcATTAGTTTTTTATGACACATACCCAAACCTCTAACACAAAAATCTCCTCAAActagctttttgaaaattagcctTTTGAGgtcaaacctctatttcaatccgctaactatcaaacactatcattagcggattgaaatggtcaaaccttTAAATAACCACAAACCTCtatctttttttcttctttttttttttgtaaggtctacattcgtagatgaattgtatcgaaatacaataaaccgcatccgggatttctttctttcaagaaagtttatcatctaaccgaaagtcatgcaagcataactccggacgcttagacaataaagcttaaatgaattAGAAAAGAAAAACCCATAAGTCCCGTAACAGCTCGCTTCCAAAGTATCctgaaaaaaacaaatcaaacaaaacataaatcaatatacaagaaaatcacgcatatatataaacaaaagattttatataacaaaaatagatagaaaataaaataatataaaaatattaattaatttctaaccaaaggataatcctttggttagacacatgaaaattaaaatttaagtgaGCAATAAAAACAAAGTTTAAAaagtaattaaatatatgaaatataatgaTCTACAAAATGGTAAACAAAGCCATAAAAATGGCATCCATAAGTGGAACAAAAAGCCATCAAAGGCACAATAAAGCCATAAAGGCACAATAAAGTCATTCTTAATGACTCTCATAAATGGTATtgaatattcataaaaaatatctatCCAATCAcaatcacaatttaaaatgTAACTATTCAAATTGATGCTAATAGAGTCCAATAATAAATAGTCAACAAAACGGATCCGTAATTAAAGACACtccaatttaaaaaaagaattattgcctaaaaatcaaattcataataattatggattcaAAAACGTAACGGATTCAGCCGCCGGAACAACCACCGCTACACCACCAGCACCACCATTGACCAAGATGTTACATAGTTCTAACATCTAAATGataaatcaaaaacctaattcACACGGACAGTAAAAAACCAATTAAAAAGAAAcaagattttaattttcttacaAACAATATAAACAACAATATTCTGAATCacttaaaaagaaaggaacaTAATGATATGATAAAAGAATAAAGGGTTGATCAACAGAATAGAGACAAGAGATTACATACCAAATGAAGCTGGTATATGTCATAAGTGCAAAAATAGGGAAAATTAAAAACGTAATGAACAAATGATACAAGCAAAGTGGTCGAAATCTGTAGGCTCTGATCGAAGATGTCGTGGTACCAATCGCGCCGGAAAGTCCAAATCGAAGATCCCAAATCAGCTGATGACGGCGAGGATAACACAATCTCGCTTCGAAAAACCCTAGTTACCTTGAACCAGTAGCCTATTTAAACAGAGCACAGATTTGACCTTTAGCTTTAGTACAAGTTTAGATGGTTGCGGGGGACAAACTCAATTTGCCGGTTCCTGCTCGATTTACTTGTAGTCTTGCATTCGAACTATTATAGTGAGTCCAGCCaagaaaaaagaatttttaaacgagggagggagagagagagtgagagagagagagagaggagagggagagacagagtgagagagagagataggagAGGGAGAGACAGCAAGAACTCACTTTAGTTGCATATCACAAGAGATTTAAACAAACACTTGAGTCAAGTACAAACCTCTATCTTTAAATAACcgcaaacctctaatttttccCCAAACTgctaacttccaaacacggcCATTAAGTGCATGGGCTGATGGGCCTTGATGGCAGCGTGTCACTGTTTATGGTGTTCTCTTCATCTATCCTGGAGCCGGAAGCAGCCACCCTTCTCGGGGGCTTAAATGTGTAAGTTAACGGTTCTCCCAAAATCTTTCACGTATTAAGTTATATAAGCAACTAGCTAGGTCGAAAAACACTTGTAGGTTTTTGGATAGCCGTGACATAAGGAAATCAACAGATATAGCTAATAGCTAGCTAGTTTGAGAATCACAAAATGCAATAATGATGACGTGGTGGAACGCAAATGTGTTTGATGTGGAATACGAAGGTTTCGCCAGTGAGTATTGTCTGCGAtttcatgtttaatttttcGGTACAATCTAATATCTAAATGACTAATGTAATCACTGATTCTTATTCATAATTATCCAAAGCAGACGTCAGAAATAATAATGTGGGCTTCTTTTTGTGCGTGTTTTTACTAGTTAAACACACGGATCATATTTGACAAGGTTCGAACTCTCGATATTTCGTTGTTCGTTGACCGGCTTTGTTAATGGATCATTCTGTTTAATTTTAATCAGATGTTTCCAACCAAGGTTTAACATCAATAGCGCCTGGCTAGTGAGTACATAGCATTCAAAAGTTAGTTTCAAAATAACCAGAGACAATTAGACAAAGCTTTGTCGAACTAATCGACAAACATTACACAGattaaataaactacaattaaGTAAGATTCTGAGTACGCGCTCAAGAGCATTTTATTGCTTCCAATGTGTATCCAAATCCTCTGCTTCGTCGCTCATGAAAGAGCAATATGTTACTCAACCAAAAAGACAAACTCAATTAATCTCTTTTGCTATGTAGGCAGAAATATCATCACTCTTTCAGTTTCAGTTGCTTGAAGGAGCTGGAGCAATTTCGACATTTTCATCAACTTCACTTGAAGGAGCAGGTGACACAAAATATTCTTCAGCTTCGTCATTTGAAGACGGAGCAAAAGCTGGACTGGAATTCATTAGATCCAGCATTGCACGATGAGGGTTCGTCTTTTGTTTCTCACACAGATCAGGTAGAAACACTCCTGtgttcaaaaaaagaaaattactgTACTTGagtaattatgtaatttttacaatttattatttaacagATCTTGAATGTTGGAGataatgtaaatattttttttctagagTAGAGACTAATTAAGAAATCAAATGCAAATGATACTTTGATGTAATAAGAAGAAAAGCAAGTACAagaaaagaatatatttttctgACATATGAGAATTAGCAGTGACAAGAAGGTATCAGAATATGAGTTTGCTCTCGTAGGTGGATTATAGTAAAGCGAAACTCTGGAATATCTTATTTTGCACAAAAGAAAGCGTCTATGTTGATGCGGATTTCTCTTTCTGTCATGCCATCGATTTTTACTGAAGTTATACATATACAAAAAAATTCTGCAGACATGTAAATTGTAGAGTGTCTGCAATGAATAGCTAAACTTTGATCCTGTAAAGCAATAATTAGACTATATGCATGAAAACAACCTCATAACCATACCGCTATTGACATGCTACCATTAAATTCTCCCTAGCTTTGCTTTTAAGAAACACGCGTAGATGCATATACAAGAGGACTGCATCTAGGTGTTGAcgtagtgtgtgtgtgtgtgtgtgtttcagaACATTATATGAGCCAATCTAATATGTAGACCTTACATCGACTACTAGCAAGATAAATTTCGGCTCAATACTCTATGTATGGTCCAATGCAATCACGAATCATTAATAATCGAgctactatttatttttaataaggcTGTACCTTCTCCTGCAGCCAAATTGAAGTAAAGGTCAATAATGTTGGGGCAGTTGTGGTAACAATCTGGGGAGCAAAGCTTGGTGGTAAGCTGTGGCTCCAGCAATGAATCTGATGATATCCCTATCGTTCTCCGATCAACTCCACATGCATTAACACATGCCTCTGTCTCTATGTGCTCTGACATTCCCTGCACAACCACATCAGATGTACTGCACTGATCTTCCACACCTTTCTTGGTCTCCGAATTCTCCAGCAAGCACCTTTTCCCAGATGATGAAATGGAAAACGCGCATACATCTTTAGGCAACTCCTCACATATGATTTCACCTGCAAAACCTCATATAGTAGTATATCTACAAGATTACCACAAAAAGGCAA of Daucus carota subsp. sativus chromosome 3, DH1 v3.0, whole genome shotgun sequence contains these proteins:
- the LOC108211921 gene encoding uncharacterized protein LOC108211921; amino-acid sequence: MASSNRLALILFLAYSFISQTSLGEIICEELPKDVCAFSISSSGKRCLLENSETKKGVEDQCSTSDVVVQGMSEHIETEACVNACGVDRRTIGISSDSLLEPQLTTKLCSPDCYHNCPNIIDLYFNLAAGEGVFLPDLCEKQKTNPHRAMLDLMNSSPAFAPSSNDEAEEYFVSPAPSSEVDENVEIAPAPSSN